The Hymenobacter sp. 5317J-9 genome has a window encoding:
- a CDS encoding TonB-dependent receptor, with the protein MKNVYFSLLLWLGLILSAAAQGTVPVSGRVTAADGSGLPGVTVLEKGTNNGTTSDVSGAYSLGVQPNATLVFSSIGMKTQEVPATSGSPLNLTLAADTRALDEVVVVGYQTKRKADLTGSIAVLDVSQALKETNANLLTSIQGRLPGVTVSTDGAPGSNTSINIRGLGSINNNSPLYVVDGVPAPNIDGLNPFDIETFQVLKDAAAASIYGARSSNGVILITTKKGKSQRVQVTLDAYYGTKTRRNHLDMLNAQQYGDVLFQGLKNDGLPQRDDVYGAGPNAVVPQFLDDAKTIPAGDVDYQKEVYRPAQNQNYNVGISKASEQSTFFLGLNYNREEGLAKYTDFQRITARVNTSFNLADRLTVGENLLVSNFGRVDNPEGRTLESILYQNPIIPLYDNAGNFGGPVKNLGDRLSPLGQLYRARDNRKNTWRTFGNVFANLKLVKGLTWNNSVGVDANFFRFKNFEPRFTEGRFITTDNFLTESQFQALNTIYTSTLNYNWTSGKHSVQALLGYERIHNRFEAFDARAKGFFLETPDFRYLDAGSTVQSAHGGGAENALISQFARLDYGFRETYLLSATVRRDASSRFGPANRHAVFPAFSAAWRAINESFLKDNGYLTDLKFRASWGRNGNQEIGDYTAATFYASRPDFSNYDLAGGNGAARLGFITTQIGNQNIKWETAEQLNFGIDLGALDNRLTLTADYFVKNTKDLLVNPVLLATYGEGAAPFINAGSVRNRGLEMILSYRSKAENAFQYGADFNFTHIRNEVIALGEDGKSEIIGGVSRIAPGQPLGAFYGYVADGLFRSTEEVTAHADQPGKAIGRIRYKDLNGDGVIDVKDRQYIGSPFPDYTLGLNLTAGYKGFDLAAFWDASVGNDIYDFNKSNTDFLYFNSNHGTGLLTAFSAQNPDSNIPALTTINTNDELRASSYFISKGSYLRLKSLVLGYSLPQSLTGKLSGLSRVRFYVQGQNLLNFTSFKGLDYEVLNGGTLETGVLRQTAYPHSKSLTVGANVTF; encoded by the coding sequence ATGAAAAACGTATACTTCTCCCTGCTGCTGTGGCTGGGATTGATTCTCAGCGCCGCCGCGCAAGGCACCGTGCCGGTGAGCGGGCGCGTGACGGCCGCCGACGGCAGCGGCCTGCCCGGCGTGACGGTGCTCGAAAAAGGCACCAACAACGGCACCACTTCCGATGTCAGCGGCGCGTATTCGCTGGGCGTGCAGCCCAATGCCACGCTCGTGTTTTCATCGATTGGCATGAAAACGCAGGAGGTGCCGGCCACCAGCGGCAGCCCGCTCAACCTCACCCTGGCCGCCGACACCCGGGCCCTGGACGAGGTGGTGGTGGTGGGCTACCAAACCAAGCGCAAGGCCGATTTGACCGGCTCCATCGCCGTGCTCGACGTGAGCCAGGCGCTGAAGGAAACCAACGCCAACCTGCTCACCAGCATCCAGGGGCGCCTGCCCGGCGTGACGGTGTCGACCGACGGCGCGCCCGGCTCCAACACCAGCATCAACATCCGCGGCCTGGGCAGCATCAACAACAACTCGCCGCTGTACGTGGTGGACGGCGTGCCCGCGCCCAACATCGACGGGCTGAATCCGTTTGACATTGAGACGTTTCAGGTGCTGAAAGACGCGGCGGCGGCTTCCATTTACGGGGCGCGCTCCAGCAACGGCGTGATTTTGATTACGACCAAAAAGGGCAAGTCGCAGAGGGTGCAGGTGACCTTGGACGCCTACTACGGCACCAAAACCCGCCGCAACCACCTCGACATGCTCAACGCCCAGCAGTACGGCGACGTGCTATTTCAGGGGCTGAAAAACGACGGCCTGCCCCAGCGCGACGACGTGTACGGCGCCGGCCCCAACGCCGTGGTGCCGCAGTTTCTGGACGATGCCAAGACCATTCCGGCCGGCGACGTGGACTACCAGAAGGAGGTGTACCGCCCTGCCCAAAACCAGAACTACAACGTGGGCATCAGCAAGGCCAGCGAGCAGTCAACCTTCTTTCTGGGCCTGAACTACAACCGCGAGGAAGGCCTGGCCAAGTACACCGATTTCCAGCGCATTACGGCCCGGGTGAATACCAGCTTCAACCTAGCCGACCGCCTGACGGTGGGCGAAAACCTGCTGGTGTCCAACTTCGGCCGCGTGGACAACCCCGAGGGCCGCACCCTGGAGTCCATTCTGTATCAGAACCCCATCATTCCGCTGTATGACAACGCAGGCAACTTTGGCGGGCCGGTGAAAAACCTGGGCGACCGGCTGAGCCCGCTGGGGCAGCTGTACCGGGCCCGCGACAACCGCAAGAATACCTGGCGCACCTTCGGCAACGTATTTGCCAACCTGAAGCTGGTGAAAGGCCTGACCTGGAACAACTCGGTGGGCGTGGACGCCAACTTTTTCCGCTTCAAAAACTTCGAGCCGCGCTTCACCGAAGGCCGCTTCATCACCACCGACAATTTCCTGACCGAGTCGCAGTTCCAGGCCCTCAACACCATCTACACCAGCACGCTGAACTACAACTGGACCAGCGGCAAGCACAGCGTGCAGGCCCTGCTGGGCTACGAGCGCATTCACAACCGCTTCGAGGCCTTCGACGCCCGCGCCAAGGGCTTCTTCCTCGAAACGCCCGATTTCCGCTACCTCGACGCGGGCAGCACCGTGCAGAGCGCCCACGGCGGCGGGGCTGAAAACGCGCTGATTTCGCAGTTTGCGCGCCTGGATTACGGTTTTCGGGAGACGTATCTGCTGTCGGCCACGGTGCGGCGCGATGCCTCCTCGCGCTTCGGGCCTGCCAACCGCCACGCGGTGTTTCCGGCCTTCTCGGCGGCCTGGCGCGCCATCAACGAGTCGTTTTTGAAAGACAACGGCTACCTCACGGACCTGAAATTCCGCGCCTCGTGGGGCCGCAACGGCAACCAGGAAATCGGCGATTACACGGCCGCCACGTTCTACGCCTCGCGCCCCGACTTCTCGAACTACGACCTGGCCGGCGGCAACGGCGCGGCCCGCCTGGGCTTCATCACCACCCAGATTGGCAACCAGAACATCAAGTGGGAAACGGCCGAGCAGCTCAACTTCGGCATCGACCTCGGCGCGCTCGATAACCGCCTGACGTTGACCGCCGACTACTTCGTGAAGAACACCAAAGACCTGCTGGTGAACCCCGTGCTGCTGGCCACCTACGGCGAGGGCGCGGCCCCGTTCATCAACGCCGGCAGCGTGCGCAACCGCGGCCTGGAAATGATTCTGAGCTACCGCAGCAAGGCCGAAAACGCCTTCCAGTATGGGGCCGATTTCAACTTCACCCACATCCGCAACGAAGTCATTGCCCTGGGCGAAGACGGCAAGAGCGAAATCATCGGCGGGGTGTCGCGCATTGCGCCGGGCCAGCCGTTGGGCGCCTTCTACGGCTACGTGGCCGACGGCCTGTTCCGCAGCACCGAGGAGGTGACGGCCCACGCCGACCAGCCTGGCAAGGCCATCGGCCGCATCCGCTATAAGGACCTGAACGGCGACGGCGTGATTGACGTGAAGGACCGCCAGTACATCGGCAGCCCCTTCCCCGACTACACCCTGGGCCTGAACCTGACGGCCGGCTACAAGGGGTTCGATTTGGCCGCGTTCTGGGACGCTTCGGTGGGCAACGACATCTACGACTTCAACAAGTCGAACACCGATTTCCTGTACTTCAACTCCAATCACGGCACGGGCCTGCTCACCGCTTTCTCGGCCCAGAACCCCGATTCGAACATTCCGGCCCTCACCACCATCAACACCAACGACGAGCTGCGGGCCTCGAGCTACTTCATCAGCAAGGGTAGCTACCTGCGGCTGAAGTCGCTGGTGCTGGGCTACTCGCTGCCGCAGTCCCTCACGGGCAAACTCAGCGGGCTGTCGCGGGTGCGCTTCTACGTGCAGGGCCAGAACCTGCTCAATTTCACCTCCTTCAAGGGCCTCGACTACGAGGTGCTGAACGGCGGCACCCTGGAAACCGGCGTGCTGCGCCAAACCGCCTACCCGCACTCCAAGTCGCTGACGGTGGGCGCCAATGTCACTTTCTAA
- a CDS encoding GH32 C-terminal domain-containing protein yields MTAFLKQLARTTLPVLLATLGAHAQSDTLAHWSFDNVQGKRIVERVSQQAYPSPTFRPALDAVAGARGAAVRTDGYSVWFTGALPTNILSDSLTLTAWLALESYPVKPAAIWAHRDPTTGQGLALSVDEFGRLVAEVSAGSARERFVTTQLLAHNQWQQVALTMNTQRGRLSLYRNGQLLQAFTFAPGPVGWQPTTVFLGKYPRTERVGDFDTNVLNGVLDDVALLRRPLTAAQVAQAYRAPAAAPDLRIPASRFAGDYLRPRYHPSPAANWCNEAHGLVYHNGYYHLFYQRNANGPYWGNLNWGHLRSRDLLAWEELPVALWPTPNSFDQVGIWSGHVVVNNGTPTIVYTGVDGVKAGIGAATPDAPLLNWQKLPQNPLVTGAPASVPNRDFRDPYVFRDGGGWKMLVGSGLASPADAGTAFLYQSADLVSWQFVGQLFTGDPALDNSGIFWEMPVFWDFGTKRLLLVNKVPQGSNPARALYWVGDFANNQFTPDQQYTRNLDVVNALLSPAVNTDAAGNVTAIGIIPDQVPGTTAYTNGYANVFGLPRTWTLQNGALYQAPHPNLAQLRGSATSFSNVNLTATGRNFLGTASGWQLELRATVQPGATTQQVGFVLGKSASGNEQTRISYDYQTRQVVVDRSLSSTNPNTPHDVITEFLDLPAGQPAEWRIFIDGSALEVFINGRYAFATRMYPASANSNAVDMFVRGGNATLTSAQVWALNIPAVVSSTQPAKAAESQLDTFPNPTTGTVMLATQARRAGQLRGEVLGLDGRVHHRFALPVAAGSSTTALQLPSQLAAGLYVLRYRFDGGATQTRKIMLSR; encoded by the coding sequence ATGACGGCTTTTCTGAAACAACTGGCCCGCACCACGCTACCGGTGCTGCTGGCCACGCTGGGCGCGCACGCCCAATCCGACACGCTGGCGCACTGGTCGTTCGACAACGTGCAGGGCAAGCGCATTGTGGAGCGGGTGTCGCAGCAGGCGTACCCGTCGCCCACCTTCCGGCCGGCGCTGGATGCGGTGGCGGGCGCCCGCGGCGCGGCCGTGCGCACCGATGGCTATTCGGTGTGGTTTACGGGGGCGTTGCCGACAAATATTCTGTCTGATTCGCTCACGCTCACGGCCTGGCTGGCGCTGGAATCTTACCCCGTGAAGCCGGCCGCCATCTGGGCGCACCGCGACCCGACCACCGGCCAGGGCCTGGCCCTGAGCGTGGACGAGTTTGGCCGGCTGGTGGCAGAAGTGTCGGCCGGCAGCGCCCGTGAGCGGTTCGTGACCACCCAACTGCTGGCCCACAACCAGTGGCAGCAAGTGGCCCTGACCATGAACACCCAGCGCGGCCGCCTCAGCCTCTACCGCAACGGCCAGCTGCTCCAGGCTTTCACCTTCGCGCCCGGCCCGGTGGGCTGGCAGCCCACCACCGTTTTCCTGGGCAAATACCCGCGCACCGAGCGGGTGGGCGATTTCGACACCAACGTGCTGAACGGCGTGCTCGACGACGTGGCGCTGCTGCGCCGGCCCCTCACGGCCGCGCAGGTGGCGCAGGCGTACCGGGCGCCGGCCGCGGCGCCGGACTTGCGCATTCCGGCCAGCCGCTTTGCCGGCGACTACCTGCGGCCCCGCTACCACCCCAGCCCGGCCGCCAACTGGTGCAACGAGGCCCACGGCCTGGTGTACCACAACGGGTATTACCACTTGTTCTACCAGCGCAACGCCAACGGGCCGTACTGGGGCAATTTGAACTGGGGCCACCTGCGCAGCCGTGACCTGCTGGCCTGGGAAGAGTTGCCGGTGGCGCTGTGGCCCACGCCCAATTCCTTCGACCAGGTGGGCATCTGGTCGGGCCACGTGGTGGTGAACAACGGCACGCCCACCATCGTCTACACCGGCGTGGACGGCGTGAAGGCCGGCATCGGCGCGGCCACGCCTGATGCCCCGCTGCTGAACTGGCAGAAGCTGCCGCAGAACCCGCTCGTGACCGGAGCGCCGGCCAGCGTGCCCAACCGCGACTTCCGCGACCCCTACGTTTTCCGCGACGGGGGCGGGTGGAAGATGCTGGTGGGCTCGGGGCTGGCCAGCCCGGCCGATGCCGGCACAGCATTTTTGTACCAGTCGGCCGACTTGGTGAGCTGGCAGTTTGTGGGGCAATTATTCACCGGCGACCCGGCGCTGGACAACTCCGGCATCTTCTGGGAAATGCCCGTTTTCTGGGATTTTGGCACCAAACGCCTGCTGCTGGTGAACAAGGTGCCGCAGGGCTCGAACCCGGCGCGGGCGCTGTATTGGGTGGGTGATTTTGCCAACAACCAGTTCACGCCCGACCAGCAGTACACCCGCAACCTCGACGTGGTAAATGCGCTGCTTTCGCCCGCCGTGAACACCGACGCGGCCGGCAACGTGACGGCCATCGGCATCATTCCCGACCAGGTGCCCGGCACCACGGCCTACACCAACGGCTACGCCAACGTCTTCGGCCTGCCCCGCACCTGGACCCTGCAAAACGGCGCCCTCTACCAAGCCCCGCATCCTAATCTGGCTCAGCTGCGCGGCAGTGCCACCAGCTTCAGCAACGTGAACCTGACCGCCACAGGCCGCAACTTCCTGGGCACGGCCAGCGGCTGGCAGCTGGAGCTGCGCGCTACTGTTCAGCCCGGCGCCACCACCCAGCAAGTGGGGTTCGTGCTGGGCAAAAGCGCGAGCGGCAACGAGCAGACGCGCATTTCCTACGACTACCAGACGCGCCAGGTGGTGGTCGACCGCAGCCTGTCGTCCACCAATCCCAACACGCCGCACGACGTCATCACCGAGTTTCTGGACCTGCCCGCCGGCCAGCCCGCCGAGTGGCGCATCTTCATCGACGGCTCGGCCTTGGAGGTGTTCATCAACGGCCGCTACGCGTTTGCCACGCGCATGTACCCGGCCAGCGCCAACAGCAACGCCGTGGACATGTTCGTGCGCGGCGGCAACGCCACCCTCACTTCGGCCCAGGTCTGGGCGCTGAACATCCCGGCCGTGGTGAGCAGCACCCAGCCCGCCAAAGCTGCCGAGTCACAGCTCGACACCTTTCCCAACCCCACTACCGGCACCGTGATGCTGGCCACGCAGGCGCGCCGCGCCGGCCAGCTGCGCGGCGAAGTGCTGGGGCTTGATGGGCGTGTACACCACCGCTTCGCATTGCCGGTGGCGGCCGGCAGTTCCACCACGGCGCTGCAGTTGCCATCGCAGCTGGCCGCCGGCCTCTACGTGCTGCGCTACCGGTTTGATGGCGGAGCAACGCAGACCCGGAAAATCATGCTCAGCCGCTAG
- a CDS encoding glycoside hydrolase family 32 protein — protein sequence MKNLLLLTGFLLTLPALSRAQTPAPAATPQYRPSFHFTPAAKWMNDPNGMVFYQGEYHLFFQHYPAGDVWGPMHWGHATSKDLVRWQPQPIALYPDSLGYIFSGSAVVDAQNTSGFGKNRQVPLVAIFTHHDPKDEKAGTKTFQNQSLAYSLDAGKTWTKYAGNPVLKNPGVQDFRDPKVSWHAPSKHWVMTLATKDRITFFASPNLKDWTKLSEFGEKLGGHGGVWECPDLFPLTLDGKTHWVLLISINPGGPQGGSATQYFVGDFDGKTFTPSNTRTRWIDSGRDNYAGVTWGNTGARRIFLGWMNNWDYATTVPTAPWRSAMTVPRELSLRRVSNDIILVQQPVAELAAREKTAFTVSAKTVAKTYEVPYKGTAYDLTLDLKLGTARTLTLNVLQSAGETTALRYDVAQQTLTLDRTKSGNVAFNPKFSSAETMKVPLSNGRLKLRVLVDKASVEVFAQDGAHVLTDVVFPTKQEGRISLVADGGAAEITSLKINTL from the coding sequence ATGAAAAACCTCCTGCTGCTAACGGGCTTTTTGCTGACGTTGCCGGCCCTGTCCCGGGCCCAGACGCCTGCCCCGGCGGCCACCCCGCAGTACCGGCCCAGCTTTCATTTCACGCCGGCGGCGAAGTGGATGAACGACCCCAACGGCATGGTGTTCTACCAGGGCGAATACCACTTGTTTTTCCAGCACTACCCGGCCGGCGACGTGTGGGGGCCCATGCACTGGGGCCACGCCACCAGCAAAGACCTGGTGCGCTGGCAGCCGCAACCCATTGCCCTCTACCCCGATAGCCTGGGCTACATTTTCTCGGGCTCGGCCGTGGTGGATGCGCAGAATACCTCCGGCTTCGGCAAAAACAGGCAGGTGCCGCTGGTGGCCATTTTCACGCACCACGACCCCAAGGACGAGAAAGCCGGCACCAAAACCTTTCAGAACCAGAGTCTGGCCTACAGCCTTGACGCCGGCAAAACCTGGACGAAATACGCCGGCAACCCGGTGCTAAAAAACCCCGGCGTCCAGGATTTTCGCGACCCCAAGGTGAGCTGGCACGCGCCGAGCAAGCACTGGGTGATGACGCTGGCCACCAAGGACCGCATCACCTTCTTCGCCTCGCCCAACCTGAAGGACTGGACCAAGCTCAGCGAGTTTGGCGAGAAGCTGGGCGGCCACGGCGGCGTGTGGGAATGCCCCGATTTGTTTCCGCTGACGCTGGACGGCAAAACCCACTGGGTGTTGCTCATCAGCATCAACCCCGGCGGGCCGCAGGGCGGCTCGGCCACGCAGTATTTCGTGGGCGACTTCGACGGCAAAACCTTCACGCCCAGCAACACCCGCACCCGCTGGATAGACTCCGGCCGCGACAACTACGCCGGCGTGACCTGGGGCAACACCGGCGCCCGGCGCATCTTCCTGGGCTGGATGAACAACTGGGACTACGCCACCACCGTGCCCACCGCCCCCTGGCGCAGCGCCATGACCGTGCCGCGCGAGTTGAGCCTGCGCCGCGTGAGCAACGACATCATCCTCGTGCAACAGCCCGTGGCCGAGCTCGCCGCCCGCGAGAAAACGGCCTTCACCGTGAGCGCCAAAACCGTGGCAAAGACCTACGAAGTGCCCTACAAAGGCACTGCTTATGACCTGACCCTGGACCTCAAGCTCGGCACCGCCCGCACCCTGACCCTGAACGTGCTGCAAAGCGCCGGCGAAACCACCGCCCTGCGCTACGACGTGGCCCAGCAAACCCTGACCCTGGACCGGACCAAATCCGGCAACGTGGCCTTCAACCCCAAGTTTTCCAGCGCCGAAACCATGAAAGTGCCCCTGTCCAACGGCCGCCTGAAGCTGCGCGTGCTGGTAGATAAGGCCTCGGTGGAAGTCTTCGCCCAGGACGGCGCGCACGTGCTCACCGACGTGGTTTTCCCGACCAAGCAGGAAGGCCGCATTTCCCTGGTGGCCGACGGCGGCGCGGCCGAAATCACGAGCCTGAAAATCAACACGCTCTAA
- a CDS encoding RagB/SusD family nutrient uptake outer membrane protein produces MKKIVMCLLLACAATACKEDILEQYPKGSLSSGDLTNKTAAEALVVASYALLDGVYNGPIETIFNPASNWSYSDVRSDDAYKGGGGTGDLGELNSLELGIIAPDNSLIERKWRALYFAVARCNKALKSLNSVPDAGFPEKATRIAEVRVLRAHYYFELKRHFYTFPYLDESVVEGQEGKVANTLSSEQLWQKISDDLTAAALVLPPTQTDLGRVNKFVAYAYLAKVNLYQRKWAETIAAADQVINSGQYRLQANLEALYSDPNVEHGGENIFAVETTVTDGSTTSGLLNWGDLLTSPPGPAYGGGDHFHRPSQNLVNAFKVDAAGLPLLDTFNNSDLSPSATTVPVDPRLDHAIGRPGITWKDFRSEVYGNNWIREGATYGPYSKKKNIIYVNSPLRAAQGFPWALGALNFPLIKYSDLLLWKAEALIESGGSLEDARALINQIRTRAANTPPVLTLNGAAPAATYRVGTYPTTGWTQAYARKALRMERRLELCMEGHRFYDLVRYGDAAATLTTYAQQETPKRPFLSAFRFTANKNEYLPIPQNEIDRSGGVLTQNQFYR; encoded by the coding sequence ATGAAAAAGATAGTAATGTGCCTGCTGCTGGCCTGCGCCGCGACGGCTTGCAAAGAAGACATCCTGGAGCAATATCCCAAAGGCTCGCTCAGCTCCGGCGACCTCACCAACAAAACCGCCGCCGAAGCGCTGGTGGTGGCTTCCTACGCCCTGCTCGACGGCGTGTACAACGGCCCGATTGAAACGATTTTCAACCCCGCCTCCAACTGGAGCTACTCCGACGTGCGCTCCGACGACGCCTACAAAGGCGGCGGCGGCACCGGCGACCTGGGCGAGCTCAACAGCCTGGAGCTGGGCATCATCGCGCCCGACAACTCGCTGATTGAGCGCAAGTGGCGCGCTCTGTACTTCGCCGTGGCCCGCTGCAACAAGGCCCTAAAATCGTTGAACAGCGTGCCCGACGCCGGCTTCCCCGAGAAGGCCACCCGCATTGCCGAGGTGCGCGTGCTGCGCGCCCACTACTACTTCGAGCTGAAGCGCCACTTCTACACCTTCCCCTACCTCGACGAGAGCGTGGTGGAAGGCCAGGAAGGCAAGGTGGCCAACACGCTGAGCTCGGAGCAGCTCTGGCAGAAAATCAGCGACGACCTGACGGCCGCCGCGCTGGTGCTGCCGCCCACCCAGACCGACCTGGGCCGCGTGAACAAGTTCGTGGCCTACGCCTACCTGGCCAAGGTGAACCTCTACCAGCGCAAGTGGGCCGAAACCATTGCCGCCGCCGACCAGGTCATCAACTCCGGCCAGTACCGCCTGCAAGCCAACCTCGAAGCCCTGTACTCGGACCCCAACGTGGAGCACGGCGGCGAGAACATTTTCGCGGTGGAAACCACCGTGACCGACGGCTCCACCACCAGCGGCCTGCTGAACTGGGGCGACCTGCTGACCTCGCCTCCCGGCCCGGCTTACGGCGGCGGCGACCACTTCCACCGCCCCAGCCAGAACCTGGTGAACGCCTTCAAAGTGGACGCCGCCGGCCTGCCGCTGCTCGACACCTTCAATAATTCTGACCTCTCGCCCAGCGCCACCACCGTGCCCGTTGACCCGCGCCTGGACCACGCCATCGGCCGGCCCGGCATCACCTGGAAGGACTTCCGCAGCGAGGTGTACGGCAACAACTGGATTCGGGAAGGTGCCACCTACGGGCCCTATTCCAAGAAGAAAAACATCATCTATGTGAATTCGCCGCTGCGGGCCGCGCAGGGCTTCCCGTGGGCGCTGGGCGCGCTCAATTTCCCGCTCATCAAGTATTCGGACCTGCTGCTGTGGAAAGCCGAGGCGCTGATTGAGTCGGGCGGCAGCCTGGAGGATGCCCGCGCCCTCATCAACCAGATTCGCACCCGCGCCGCCAACACGCCGCCCGTACTCACGCTCAACGGCGCCGCCCCGGCCGCCACTTACCGCGTGGGCACCTACCCCACCACCGGCTGGACGCAGGCCTACGCCCGCAAAGCCCTGCGCATGGAGCGCCGCCTGGAGCTGTGCATGGAAGGCCACCGCTTCTACGACCTGGTGCGCTACGGCGATGCCGCCGCCACCCTCACCACCTACGCCCAGCAGGAAACGCCGAAGCGGCCTTTCCTGTCAGCCTTCCGCTTCACGGCCAATAAAAACGAGTACCTGCCCATCCCGCAGAACGAAATCGACCGCAGCGGCGGCGTGCTGACGCAGAACCAGTTTTATCGGTAG
- a CDS encoding 3'-5' exonuclease, whose amino-acid sequence MNATEQEEREYLEEIKEKLTLAIRRGDEAVRQHSEELREKKQYIHEHQSGMDEADMVAADQSINRMAFTGEAAVGRKRRLMKLVQSPYFGRIDFAARGSKEATPVYIGVHSFIDERQRKGLIFDWRAPISSMFYDFELGPASYSTPSGTIEGAIGLKRQYKIRDGRMEFMLDSGVNIHDDVLQRELAKSSDDKMKNIVATIQRDQNAVIRNETASVMVIQGVAGSGKTSIALHRIAFLLYRYRDSIRAKDVLIISPNKVFADYISNVLPELGEEHLPELGMEELAADLMGSQFGFQTFFDQVSALLENHHPAFIERIRFKSSFEFLSQLNQYLLHVENHYFAPTELRVGSTRVPQAFIQSRFKAYHRVPLLKRFPLVAQDVRDHVRDAAKRKLTGGEKNTIGEAIPRMFKFASALEFYRDFYRWVGRPELFRYEPGRNLEYADVFPLIYLRIRLEGLTTYDHVKHLLVDEMQDYTPVQYAVLSRLFSCRKTILGDVSQTVNPYSASSAETIERVFPQAEVVRLYRSYRSTMEITAFAQRITPNPNIIPLERHGPEPAVLRFNSQDEELQAIKRLMQNFASSGNQSLGIICKTLRQAEQAHEALQGPGVHLLTDESTTFKEGVVITTAHLAKGLEFDEVIVPFASARTYRTDVDKSMLYVACTRAMHRLTLTYSGEVATFLAD is encoded by the coding sequence ATGAACGCAACAGAGCAGGAAGAACGAGAATATCTGGAAGAAATTAAAGAGAAGCTGACGTTGGCCATTCGGCGCGGTGATGAAGCCGTGCGCCAGCATTCGGAGGAGCTGCGCGAGAAAAAGCAGTACATCCACGAGCACCAGTCGGGCATGGACGAGGCCGACATGGTGGCCGCCGACCAGTCCATCAACCGCATGGCTTTCACGGGCGAGGCGGCCGTGGGCCGCAAGCGCCGATTGATGAAGCTGGTGCAGTCGCCTTACTTCGGCCGCATCGACTTTGCGGCGCGCGGCAGCAAGGAAGCCACGCCGGTCTACATCGGGGTGCATTCCTTTATAGATGAGCGCCAGCGCAAAGGGCTGATTTTTGACTGGCGGGCGCCGATTTCGTCCATGTTCTACGATTTCGAACTGGGGCCGGCTTCCTACAGTACGCCATCTGGCACTATTGAGGGCGCGATTGGGCTAAAGCGGCAGTATAAGATTCGCGACGGGCGCATGGAATTCATGCTCGACAGCGGCGTCAACATTCACGACGACGTGCTGCAGCGCGAACTGGCCAAGTCGTCGGACGACAAGATGAAGAACATCGTGGCGACCATTCAGCGCGACCAGAACGCGGTGATTCGCAACGAAACGGCGTCGGTGATGGTCATTCAGGGCGTGGCGGGCTCGGGCAAAACATCCATTGCGCTGCACCGCATTGCTTTTCTGCTGTACCGCTACCGCGACAGCATTCGGGCCAAGGATGTGCTCATCATCTCACCTAATAAGGTGTTTGCCGACTACATCTCCAACGTGCTGCCCGAGCTGGGCGAGGAGCACCTGCCCGAGCTGGGCATGGAAGAGCTGGCGGCCGACCTGATGGGCAGCCAATTCGGCTTCCAGACGTTTTTTGACCAGGTGTCGGCGCTGCTCGAAAACCACCACCCGGCCTTCATCGAGCGCATTCGGTTCAAGTCCTCGTTTGAGTTTTTGAGCCAGCTGAACCAGTACCTGCTGCACGTCGAAAACCACTATTTCGCGCCCACCGAGTTGCGGGTAGGTAGCACGCGGGTGCCGCAGGCGTTTATTCAAAGCCGGTTCAAGGCCTACCACCGGGTGCCGCTGCTGAAGCGCTTTCCGCTGGTGGCCCAGGACGTGCGCGACCACGTGCGCGACGCCGCTAAACGCAAGCTCACCGGCGGCGAGAAGAATACCATCGGGGAGGCCATCCCACGCATGTTCAAGTTCGCCAGTGCGTTGGAGTTCTACCGGGACTTTTACCGCTGGGTGGGCCGGCCCGAACTGTTCCGCTACGAGCCTGGGCGGAACCTGGAGTACGCCGACGTATTCCCGCTGATTTACCTGCGCATCCGGCTGGAAGGCCTTACGACTTACGACCACGTGAAGCACTTGCTGGTGGACGAGATGCAGGACTACACGCCCGTGCAGTACGCGGTGCTTTCGCGGCTGTTCAGCTGCCGCAAAACCATTCTCGGCGACGTCAGCCAAACGGTGAACCCCTACAGCGCGTCGTCGGCCGAAACCATCGAGCGCGTGTTTCCGCAGGCCGAAGTGGTGCGGCTCTACCGCAGCTACCGCTCTACGATGGAAATTACAGCTTTTGCGCAGCGCATCACGCCCAATCCGAACATCATTCCGCTGGAGCGGCACGGGCCGGAACCTGCCGTGCTGCGCTTCAACAGCCAGGACGAGGAACTGCAGGCCATTAAGCGACTAATGCAGAACTTTGCAAGCTCCGGCAACCAGTCGCTGGGCATCATCTGCAAAACCCTGCGGCAGGCTGAGCAGGCGCATGAAGCTTTGCAAGGCCCTGGCGTGCACCTGCTCACCGACGAGTCCACGACCTTCAAGGAGGGCGTCGTCATCACCACGGCTCACCTGGCCAAGGGGCTGGAATTTGACGAGGTAATTGTGCCTTTTGCCTCGGCCCGCACCTACCGCACGGACGTCGATAAAAGCATGCTTTACGTGGCCTGCACCCGGGCCATGCACCGCCTCACGCTCACGTACTCGGGCGAGGTGGCGACTTTTTTGGCGGATTAA